GAATAAACAAACCTCGCCTCTCTGGGGTCAGAGTGAGAAGGATTAGTGGTTTTCGTAAGTTCAGTTAAACTCCAAAGAGTAAGAATAATGCGGAATAATGAAATCTAATGAGACCAAAACCTCTTAATATTTTAGTCTATTGGGTCTAATTAGAGATGAGATTACATCATATTAATTAATATTAAAGATATAATTGGACCTAAAGCTAATCCTATAATTGCAAGTGATGGAAAACCTAAGTAGATTAAACCCCCTACAAATAGGGGAGCTAATAATGAACCTATCTGAGATACAGCATTAGCAAAACCCATTGATTTACCAGCATTTTCATTTCCCATTAACTTTACTATTAAAGAATCTGTTGTAGGCCTATAGAGAAAAGATGATATTCCTAGGATTACAGATATAGGGATAAGAAGGTATAACGTTTTGGAAAATGCTACAATAACTGCAGAAATAATAAAAAGTATTAGCGAAATTTTTACCGCATAAGATTCATTTTTACTTTTACTAGCTAATATAATAGAAATAAATTGTCCTAAAGCATAAAAGAAAAACAGTATTTCTGCATCAATTTTGCCTATTCCATCGTATAGAACTAAGAAAGGAAAAAGCCAAGAAGAAGTCCCCCAAGTTCCCCAAAGTTCTCCTGCTCTAATTATTGAAGCTTTTATCATTTTTTTATTTAATATAATTTTTCTAAATCCTTTGTTAGGAGTATGATTAATTTTTAAGTTAAGCGATAGAAAAGAAGTTGAGAGCAAAATTATAATAACAGCAATGTAAAAATAAGTCCAAAAAGTTAAAATCAAGGACGAAATTATGGCTAAAATTAAAAGAACAATAGGTGCAGCACTTTCTAACAAAGCAATATAACTAGTCACTTGATTTCCTATAGAAGATACTATTTTAATTGAAGAAGGAAAAAGTCCAGCAGTAAATACTCCTTCTAAGAGATAAATAACATATAATTGTATAACGTTAGTAATAAATAAAACAGATATTAGTGTTAGCCCAGATAATAATGCAGAAATAAATATTATTTTTTTAGGACCTAAATAATCTATATAAATTCCCCAGAATATAGAACTAGAAATGTAACCAACGTAAAACAAAGATAAAACTGCTCCTATTTCTACTGAATTTAAATGTAAAAGATAAGAGAAAACTACAGCAATAACTCCCCAACTTAGCCTTAGCATTAGCTGAATAAATGTTGCAGTCCAACTCAATGCGAAAACAAATTTCATGAGAAAGTAAAGAGTAGTTTAAGATAAAAATGTTTCATATCTAACTAATTCCATTTTAATTTAGCTTAGTTTATTCAGTAACTATTTCTCTTTTTCCCTTTTTTGTAAATTTCTCCTATTATAACCATTTAACCAAACCTTCGCTTTCCTCAATCTTTCCGTAAAGATTCCATATACTGCTAGGAATTTCCATTTCTTTAGTTGTAATACTCTTTTTTATTATAAATCGAAATCCTCCTTTTTCTCTTTCAATTTTTATTAAACTATGGGTAGAATGCAAACCAAATATAGAACCTTCCTTTTCTCTATCCATAAAACTAAAAATAAACTTTTTAGTTCCTATTTTTAATTTCCTTATTGATGATATAATTTCATTGTAATTTTTTCTATGATGATAGGGATCAATAATAATTAAATCATGTCCATTCATACTTTCTATAGTGGGAGGAACATCTTCAGGCTTAAATGCTCTTCTTAAATAAACTTCTCCATGAGTACTAAAAACGTGTTGGAATCTCTTTATTAAATATGGATCGAGCCCACCTCTTTCAGAAACTATAACTACAAATACTGGAGCAGAGAGAGCTATAACTCTATGATAAAATGGTATTAACACATTAGAAGAAGAATAAAATTCCACTATTTCGTCTTTTGAAATTATTTTATCGATAGAAGCAAAACCAGTCGTTAGCATTGTATCATCTCCATGACATCTTCAAATTCTCTGTTCAAGTACTCCTTATAGTAGAATACGTCCTTTCCGTAGTAACCATGCCTAGCATCGTAAAATCCTTTAATACCTCTAACATAAGGTATACCCTTGATAAAGATAACATAATCTTTTGGTTCTCCGTTAAGTATTCTTTTGTTATAAGCAGAATATAATTCTTTAATTTTTCTTTTAGAATTCCTTACTTCATCACAATTTTTAGCATCTCTCAATATTAATAGAATATCATTTAGAAAATCTTTAATTATGTTTGGCATATTCCTTCTTATGAAACCTTTAGCAATAATTTCTTCATTTGTTTTAGCAATATATCTCATAGGATAAGGAGTTTCATTCTTAGTGGACGTAAAAATTACCCATTGCAATTCCTTATAATCCAATTTAAGGCCAGTCTCATCTTCTATTTTGTCGATTAATCCTTCTATATTACCTCCCTTAACAATTAACGAGTCTATAATTCCATGAAGTACATCAAAACCTAAGCTTTCGGCTATTTCAATACTTTTCCTCAAAGTTTTTCTTGAGAAATAAGTTACCATTTCATAAGCTTCGATTTTACCGAAGCGAGAGTTTCTATAACCTAAGTAACCGAAAGACGCAACTAATATCCATTTTATGGCATTTGATCTTTCTTCATCAATCTTTTTTAGTTCTTCCTTTCTTCTTACTAACCATTCGAGTGCTTCTGGTACTATTCCTTTTTCCTTTAGGCAAATAGAATGTAATTCAGTTTTTATATCGTCACAAACGTCTATAGTTTCGGCTGAAATATTGTATTTAATTATTAAAGAAGGATACATAGATTTAAAATCGATTTGATAAACACTATCGAAACATCCTAATTTAGGAAAAATAACCAATCCGCCCTTATCTGCTATTTCTATGTCTTCCATTTTCCTCAGTTTTTCTACTCTAGGAACAACGTTAGGAACAATAATTTTTCTCTTAAACGCAATCCAGGCTTCGTTAGTAGTTAAAGCTTTTCCTATACTAGCATAAGCTATTTCATGAATAGGCGTTCTAGTAACATAAGACCACTCTACTAAACCCTTAATAGAAACTGGAGAACGTTTTCTTTCTCCTTGAATTTTTACTTGAGCCTTTACATTACAAGGAAAACCGTAGCATTCTACAATATCAGCCTCAATCGAAGCAAGATCATTATAGTAGAGTATATCTTTTTTCTTTTTCCCATTAATCTCTACTTCAAAAATATTTTCAGCCCCATTATACCATCGTAAAAATCTAATAGTTACCAAATTAATTTCAGGAAATTCCTTATCTGAAAAAGAACACGGTATTAATCCTAGCCTGTCTATTGTCTGAGATAAAACTGTAGGTAGTTCATTTACAACTTTCAATCTTTTCCTTAAATAGTAGTATGCGCTAAAGCTTTCAACTTCAAATCGATAAAGTGGAACCTCTTTTCCTTCTATGGTTTTCCATACTTCTTTTTCGTAGTACCTCACTTCAGGATGCTGTAATACTACATCTGGATTGTCAGTTATTACGTAAACGGGAAAAGTTGTTTTTACTATTTTTTCTCTGAAATTATTAAAAAGTAATCTTATCCCTCCTTTGATTGGGACAGCGTCAAGCAAGTATTCTTCCATTTTTCCAATTCCTCCTCAAATGTAATAAGCATAGAAAGAATAACTAAATTGTAAGGATCAAAGAATTCATCATATGACGCGCTCTGTAGATATCTTACTTTCTCTTTACTTTTTTCTATCAATTTTTCAAGGTCGTTAGAATGGAAATGTAAGGCAATCTTTCTTAAAGTTTCTAACTCTTGGTCGACTGCTCTAGTATAAGATGGTTGAGTTCTTCCCATGATATTAGTTTTCATTTTGAGGGAAATAAATAGCGAGAGAGAAAACTGTAACTAATATTTTAATATTTGAATAAAAATATAACGTAAATAATACCAAAAGCAGGTATAATCTATTAAGT
This genomic window from Acidianus manzaensis contains:
- a CDS encoding DNA polymerase domain-containing protein, which produces MGKMEEYLLDAVPIKGGIRLLFNNFREKIVKTTFPVYVITDNPDVVLQHPEVRYYEKEVWKTIEGKEVPLYRFEVESFSAYYYLRKRLKVVNELPTVLSQTIDRLGLIPCSFSDKEFPEINLVTIRFLRWYNGAENIFEVEINGKKKKDILYYNDLASIEADIVECYGFPCNVKAQVKIQGERKRSPVSIKGLVEWSYVTRTPIHEIAYASIGKALTTNEAWIAFKRKIIVPNVVPRVEKLRKMEDIEIADKGGLVIFPKLGCFDSVYQIDFKSMYPSLIIKYNISAETIDVCDDIKTELHSICLKEKGIVPEALEWLVRRKEELKKIDEERSNAIKWILVASFGYLGYRNSRFGKIEAYEMVTYFSRKTLRKSIEIAESLGFDVLHGIIDSLIVKGGNIEGLIDKIEDETGLKLDYKELQWVIFTSTKNETPYPMRYIAKTNEEIIAKGFIRRNMPNIIKDFLNDILLILRDAKNCDEVRNSKRKIKELYSAYNKRILNGEPKDYVIFIKGIPYVRGIKGFYDARHGYYGKDVFYYKEYLNREFEDVMEMIQC
- a CDS encoding DNA polymerase II, which encodes MKTNIMGRTQPSYTRAVDQELETLRKIALHFHSNDLEKLIEKSKEKVRYLQSASYDEFFDPYNLVILSMLITFEEELEKWKNTCLTLSQSKEG
- a CDS encoding MFS transporter codes for the protein MKFVFALSWTATFIQLMLRLSWGVIAVVFSYLLHLNSVEIGAVLSLFYVGYISSSIFWGIYIDYLGPKKIIFISALLSGLTLISVLFITNVIQLYVIYLLEGVFTAGLFPSSIKIVSSIGNQVTSYIALLESAAPIVLLILAIISSLILTFWTYFYIAVIIILLSTSFLSLNLKINHTPNKGFRKIILNKKMIKASIIRAGELWGTWGTSSWLFPFLVLYDGIGKIDAEILFFFYALGQFISIILASKSKNESYAVKISLILFIISAVIVAFSKTLYLLIPISVILGISSFLYRPTTDSLIVKLMGNENAGKSMGFANAVSQIGSLLAPLFVGGLIYLGFPSLAIIGLALGPIISLILINMM